Part of the Elusimicrobia bacterium HGW-Elusimicrobia-1 genome, TCCGTTACAATCCGGGATTAAAACAATGTGGTTGATGGTCAATTCCTTTAAGTTTTTTCTATGACATACTATAAATTTCAATCACGGCTTCTTCGCAAAAAATCCGGAAAACCCGCCGACATAAGGCCGTATCTGGCCGCGGGATTGACGATTGCGGGCGCGGTGATGTTTTATTTCATAGTTTTCAACGACCGCTCCGGCGTGGTGGGGAAAATTGCCGCCCGGATACTGCTGAACTTTTTCGGGAGGGTTGCCTATATTTTTGCCCTGTGGCTGGCCTACGAAGGCGTGTCGCTCTGGCGCTCGAAAAACGAAAAGAAGTGGCGGATGGACTTCGCGCTTTCGGCCCTCGAAGTGGCTCTGCTGTGCGGACTCGTTAAATTCGTAAATGTTTATTTTCCGGCGGTGCCGAACTACGGCGGACTGTTGGGCAAGAACGTCGCCGAGTTTTTCACCAGATTGTTCGGCCCGGCAGTCGGAGGCGCGCTCAATCTTACCGTTTTCCTGTATGCGTTGAGCGTAATCAAGGATTTTTCTTTCAAGGATATTTTCCATAGAGTTTACGACGTCGCTAAACGCGACATCGAAGAATACCGCAAAGTCCGCGCGCTGGCCAAAAAACTCGACGACCGTCGGGTGGCGTCGTCATCCGGCTCCGATGAAGTCGGCAAAGCCCGCGCGAAGGCCGTCGCGCCCGAGGCGGCACAGACGGCGACGCCGCCGAAAGCGCCCGTCAAACCTTCCGCGCCCGCGCGGTCGCAGACGCCCGCGCCGCCTCCGGCTCAGTTTCCGCCGGCTCCTCCACAGTACGTCAATTATAAAATTCCGCCTCTTGATATTCTCACTCCGCCCAAAAACAGCGCCGAGGAAGAACAGCATCACGCGCATCTGGACCGCGCCAAGGTTCTTCAGCAGACCCTCGGCGATTTCGGCATAAAAGTTGAAGTCGGCGACATAATCCCGGGCCCCGTCGTTACACGCTACGACCTGAATCTTGAAGCCGGCATAAAATATCAGAGCATTACGACTCTGCAGGACAATCTCGCGCTGGCCCTCAAAGCCGCGTCCATACGCATAGTGCCCATACCGGAAAAATCCGCTGTCGGCATAGAAGTGCCCAATCCGGCGACTCGCATAGTCACCATAAAAGAAATGGCGCAGGCGGATGATTTCGTTAAAAATCCCTCGCCTCTCACATTCGCGTTGGGTCAGACAACGGACGGCGTTCCGTATGTAACGGACATTATTCCCATGCCGCACCTTCTTATCGCCGGCGCCACCGGCTCCGGCAAGAGCGTGTGTATTCATTCTCTCATCGTCTCGATTCTTCTTAAAGCCCGCCCCGACGAACTCAAATTTATTCTTATCGACCCGAAGCGTCTGGAACTTCCTATTTACGCCGGACTTCCGCATTTGTACGATCCGAGCGTGACTCCCGATAAAGTCGGCATCATTACCGACGCGCGCAAGGCAATGTCAACGCTTAAACAACTCGTTTATATAATGGAAAAGCGTTACGAACTTTTCGCCAAACATACCGTAAGAAACATAGAAAGTTTCAACGAACTCGCCCGCTCCCGCTCCGTCGAGGGGATGCATCCGGTTCATTATATTGTCGTCATAATAGACGAACTCGCCGACTTGATGTTGATTTCAAGAAGAGAAATAGAAGACGATATACAGCGCCTGGCTCAAATGGCCCGCGCCGTCGGTATTCATCTGGTTCTGGCCACGCAGCGTCCGTCGGTGGACGTTATCACCGGAGTCATCAAAGCCAATTTTTCCGCCCGCATCGCTTTTCAGACCACTTCAAAAGTTGATTCTCGCGTTATACTCGACGCTATCGGCGCCGACGAACTTTTGGGCAGGGGCGATATGCTTTTTCTGCCTCCCGGCGCGCCTCGTCCCGTGCGCCTGCAGGGTACGTTTGTATCGACGAAAGACGCCGAAAATGTCGCAAAATATATACTCGCGCAGGGGCATAAGCCCTCATACGAGGAATATGTAAGGCGCGACGGCGCCGCGGCCTCCGCCGCTCCTGTTGACAGGGAAAAAGAGGAAAAAGAGAAACAGTATATACTTTCCGCGTTGCGGCTGGTGCTTGAGCGGCGCAGGGTTTCGCAGGATTTGCTCAAAGCGCATTTCGGATCATCCGCGCAGGCCACAAACGTTTTGAGCTTGCTGGAAAAAGACGGATTCATAATGAAGCCCGAAGGCACCAACAGATGGACTATCCATTACGATAAAATACAGGAGCATCTTGCCAATGAGGAATCTACCGCGAAAGAATAGCCGCCTCGTTTTTTTTGCGGCGGCGATGTCGCTTCTTATAAGCGTTGCGAACCGAGGCATGGCCGTCGAACCCTCGACGGCGGAAGTGAAATCTTCCACAGATGTTTTTGCGCGGCTTGAGGCCCGGGAAAAAGAAACGTCCTCCGTTTCTTTTGATTTTGCGCAGACGGTAAGATTCGACATACAGGATTACGTCCAGAAAAACACAGGCAGCGTGATTTTCATGAAACCCGGGCATCTTCGCATAGAATTAAAAAAACCCATCCGCCAGATAACCGTTTCCGACGGAAAAACTTTGCGCAATTATAATGCCGACACAAATCAGCTGGTGGTTTCCGACTGGAAAAAGATAAAAGACACCGGAATGCTTTTCGGCTGGCCTGACAGTTTCGCGGGAAATATTTCGGCCATAAGAGACAAATATAACCTCAAACAAGTCGAGAGTTCCACGGATACGATAAAACTCGCTCTTGAAGACAGAAAATCGGGGTTTGCCATGTTTATGCTGTTCGACGCATCATCGCTGGATCCGCTGTCGACGGAACTCGTTTCAAAAGGCGTAAAAATCACCACGGATATTTCCGGCTTCAAACGCAATCCCGCCCTCGCCAAAGACACTTTCAAGTTCACTCCGCCCAAGGGCGCCGAGATTATCAGGCAGTAGCCCTCCGTATTCCGTATAATGAGACCATTAAAAAACACCTTTATTCGTTATTCTGAGTCCTTCGCCGGTGTCATTCTGAGTCCTTCGGCGAGCGTCATTCTGAGTCCTTCGCGATGTCATTCTGAGCGAAGCGAAGAATCTCAGCTTTTCGCTCAGGATAAACTCCGCGAAGAATCTCATAATGCCTCAGGATAAACTCCGCGAAGAATCTCGTCTTTCGACGACGAACGAGACCCTTCACGGAGCATGCCCTGAGTTAAAGGCGAGACCCTTCGTTTCACTCAGGGTGACAAAAGCGAAGGGTTCAGAATGACATTTTGTGGGATTTTTCGACGATCTTAATCTATGAAAGTTTACATCGAAACTCTCGGCTGTGCTAAAAATCTTACGGAGTCCGAGACCCTCGCCGGACGTCTTTTGGCGTCGGGCGCCGAACTCGTGTCCGAACCTTCCGCGGCCGATGTGCTGGTGGTACACACTTGTTCATTCATCGGCGACGCTCTTGACGAATCCGCGGCGGCCATTCACAGGGCGGCGCGTCGCAAGTCGAAGGGTTCGCGGTTGATAGTTTCCGGCTGTCTGGCGCAGATGTCCGCGCTCAAAACCGCTCCCGATAAAGTCGCCTCAGCCGTCGCTGCGGCCGACGTCGTCGTCGGCACGGGACGTCTTGGCGACGCGGCGGACGTCATTCTCGGACGGAAGACCGGAATTTCCGGTATGCTCGGCGCGCCCGGCGGTTTTCACGACGCCGAATCCCGCGCGCATCCGGCGGGAAGCCCATGGGCGTATCTGCGCGTTGCCGAGGGCTGCGGCCATCGCTGCAATTACTGTCTTATACCGTCGCTGCGCGGGACTTACAAAAGCCGTCCCGCCGACGACATCGTGCGCGAGGCCGGGCGTCTTGCTTCAATGGGCGTAAAAGAATTGAATCTGATATCGCAGGACACTTCGGGGTACGGATTGGATATGCCGCCGTCGCGTCGCACGTCTATCGCCGGACTTCTGGGACGGCTTGAAAAAATACGCGGCATCGAGTGGATCCGGCTTCTCTACTGTCATCCTTCGACGATATCCGGCGATATGCTCTCGGTTATGTCGGCCTCGCGTAAAATCGTGCGCTACCTCGACGTCCCGTTGCAGCACGTCTCCTGCGGAGTGCTGAGGGCGATGGGCCGTCCCACCGGCGGCGAATCTCCGCGCGAGTCGGTCAAAAAACTTAAATCGCGCGTTCCGGGAATCGCCCTAAGAACCACGTTTATCGTCGGACATCCCGGCGAGAGCGATAAAGATTTCAGAGAGCTTATTGACTTCATCAACGAGGGACATTTTATGTGGACGGGGATATTCGCCTATTCCGCGATGTCCGGCACCGTTTCGGCGCGGTCACAACTGCCGGTTCCTTCCGCGTCCGTCGTGAAGCGACGTCTTGCCGCCGCGCTGGCGGCCGCCCGTCGGACGAATCGCCGCGCGCTCGATAGTTTCAGCGGAAAAAAAATCAAAGCGCTTGTTACGACGCCCTCGACCGCCCGCCCGTATTTCTGCGCTCCCGAAGTCGACGGGGAAATAAAATTGCGTCCGCGTTCCGGCGCAGCCGCGGGGAATTTTGTATCGGTATTTTGCGACGAAGTATATTGATCCTCACCTGATCATGCGCGGCTCAATAAGACGCGGTTAAGTCATATTTTTGATATAATAATATTCAAGCAGTGCCGGCGGGGACTTGACAAGGCGTGCCGCGATTTTGTACAATTTTCCCAAAGAATCAACACCCGTCCTACGCGCCCAAGTTCCCCCCACTTGGGCGCATTTTTTTTGCGCGCGATGTATATGAAACGTTCCGCCTCCGTCGTAAAATGGATCAAAAACAGAGTCCGCGCCGCCCGCGCGCGGGGATGTGTCGTGGGGCTCTCCGGCGGAGTGGATTCCGCCGTTGTCGCGGCGCTGTGCAAAAAGGCCGCGGGCGCCCGTCTTTTATGTCTGATTATGCCCTGCGGCTCGTCTCCCGATGATATGAAAGACGCCGCTGCGGTTGCAAAAAAATTCCGGCTGAAAACAAAAATCGTCGATATCAAACCTGTGTATCGGGCGTTCCTGAAAATACTGCCCGCAGGCGCTTCCCTTGCCGCGTCCAATCTTAAACCGCGCCTGAGAATGGCGGCGCTCTATTACTTCGCGAATCTGTATAATTTTTTGGTGGTCGGGACCGGCAACAAATCCGAGATTGCCGTGGGATATTTTACAAAGCACGGAGACGGAGGCGCCGACGCGCTTCCGTTGGGCTCATTCTATAAGAGCGAGGTTTACGCTCTGGCGCGGG contains:
- a CDS encoding cell division protein FtsK encodes the protein MTYYKFQSRLLRKKSGKPADIRPYLAAGLTIAGAVMFYFIVFNDRSGVVGKIAARILLNFFGRVAYIFALWLAYEGVSLWRSKNEKKWRMDFALSALEVALLCGLVKFVNVYFPAVPNYGGLLGKNVAEFFTRLFGPAVGGALNLTVFLYALSVIKDFSFKDIFHRVYDVAKRDIEEYRKVRALAKKLDDRRVASSSGSDEVGKARAKAVAPEAAQTATPPKAPVKPSAPARSQTPAPPPAQFPPAPPQYVNYKIPPLDILTPPKNSAEEEQHHAHLDRAKVLQQTLGDFGIKVEVGDIIPGPVVTRYDLNLEAGIKYQSITTLQDNLALALKAASIRIVPIPEKSAVGIEVPNPATRIVTIKEMAQADDFVKNPSPLTFALGQTTDGVPYVTDIIPMPHLLIAGATGSGKSVCIHSLIVSILLKARPDELKFILIDPKRLELPIYAGLPHLYDPSVTPDKVGIITDARKAMSTLKQLVYIMEKRYELFAKHTVRNIESFNELARSRSVEGMHPVHYIVVIIDELADLMLISRREIEDDIQRLAQMARAVGIHLVLATQRPSVDVITGVIKANFSARIAFQTTSKVDSRVILDAIGADELLGRGDMLFLPPGAPRPVRLQGTFVSTKDAENVAKYILAQGHKPSYEEYVRRDGAAASAAPVDREKEEKEKQYILSALRLVLERRRVSQDLLKAHFGSSAQATNVLSLLEKDGFIMKPEGTNRWTIHYDKIQEHLANEESTAKE
- a CDS encoding NAD(+) synthetase, with protein sequence MYMKRSASVVKWIKNRVRAARARGCVVGLSGGVDSAVVAALCKKAAGARLLCLIMPCGSSPDDMKDAAAVAKKFRLKTKIVDIKPVYRAFLKILPAGASLAASNLKPRLRMAALYYFANLYNFLVVGTGNKSEIAVGYFTKHGDGGADALPLGSFYKSEVYALARELGVPRSVMEKPPSAGLWPGQTDEGEMGVTYEEIERALRAAGRTGRIDNSKVAAMARRSEHKRKPPEIYTEEK
- a CDS encoding 30S ribosomal protein S12 methylthiotransferase RimO, whose product is MKVYIETLGCAKNLTESETLAGRLLASGAELVSEPSAADVLVVHTCSFIGDALDESAAAIHRAARRKSKGSRLIVSGCLAQMSALKTAPDKVASAVAAADVVVGTGRLGDAADVILGRKTGISGMLGAPGGFHDAESRAHPAGSPWAYLRVAEGCGHRCNYCLIPSLRGTYKSRPADDIVREAGRLASMGVKELNLISQDTSGYGLDMPPSRRTSIAGLLGRLEKIRGIEWIRLLYCHPSTISGDMLSVMSASRKIVRYLDVPLQHVSCGVLRAMGRPTGGESPRESVKKLKSRVPGIALRTTFIVGHPGESDKDFRELIDFINEGHFMWTGIFAYSAMSGTVSARSQLPVPSASVVKRRLAAALAAARRTNRRALDSFSGKKIKALVTTPSTARPYFCAPEVDGEIKLRPRSGAAAGNFVSVFCDEVY